From Primulina tabacum isolate GXHZ01 chromosome 2, ASM2559414v2, whole genome shotgun sequence, one genomic window encodes:
- the LOC142537501 gene encoding uncharacterized protein LOC142537501, whose translation MSTRNQLSIILDQNKLTGPNYDDWFRNLKIVLNSERIAYVLDKKPPKEAAPDISRIELAKLEKHWDHDLQAKSYMLASMSNELQRRFEETVNAADIHLHLKELYAVQTCSERHASVKEHYDYTLARGDFGP comes from the coding sequence atgTCTACTCGTAACCAGCTTTCAATCATTCTCGATCAAAACAAATTGACTGGCCCTAACTATGATGACTGGTTTCGAAATTTAAAGATTGTTCTGAACTCCGAAAGGATTGCGTATGTGCTTGATAAGAAGCCACCAAAGGAGGCGGCTCCTGATATCAGTAGGATTGAATTAGCTAAGCTTGAGAAACATTGggaccatgatcttcaagctaagaGCTACATGTTGGCTTCTATGTCGAATGAACTTCAGAGGAGGTTCGAGGAGAcggtgaatgctgctgacattcacctTCATCTGAAAGAATTGTATGCTGTACAAACTTGTTCAGAGAGACATGCTAGTGTTAAAGAACATTATGACTACACGCTTGCGAGAGGggacttcggtccatga
- the LOC142537502 gene encoding uncharacterized protein LOC142537502 → MNFHEKGPSSFSFYTDSLSSDDEEQLNANIKNELHRIDEQQTVLSQLMNIATVVFNYFQEFDELHRQGSIPGHIVINRDRLSVDQRLYNDYFSESPMYNESMFKRRFQMSRRLFLRIMESVQNYDNYFIKKIDALGRPGLSPYQKMTAAMRILAYGLAADSKDEYIKIGKSTAIKSLKRFCRAMVEVFGDWYLWSPNAEDIERILYIGKQRGFPGMLGSLDVVADYELWIWHAYFGLPGSNNDINVLSKSHLFVNLANGIAPPANYVIQRKEYTMGYYLADGIYPKWATLVQTIHNPQCPKKKYIAARQESRRKDVERVFGVLQSKWAIITGPARVWSKRVLHDIVITCIIMHNMIIEDEKDENVSVTDYRESPIVDVEMARDDHVRFQDFIAPHRQIKDKSAHYALRDALIDHLWEEWYLIPIVTGANSSASSSSTRKLKNKRELARKFSEKKMVNNEGSSSPTYGAKLKFFGRINCV, encoded by the exons ATGAATTTTCATGAGAAAGGTCCTTCGAGTTTTTCTTTCTACACCGACTCTTTGTCATCTGACGACGAAGAACAACTTAATGCCAACATAAAAAATGAGTTGCATCGCATTGATGAACAACAAACGGTTTTAAGCCAACTCATGAATATTGCAACTGTTGTCTTCAATTACTTCCAAGAATTTGATGAGTTGCACCGTCAAGGCTCGATTCCTGGCCATATTGTGATTAATCGAGATAGATTATCCGTCGATCAACGCTTGTACAATGACTATTTTTCGGAGTCTCCAATGTACAATGAGTCAATGTTCAAACGACGTTTTCAAATGTCTCGGCGTCTATTCTTGCGAATTATGGAATCCGTTCAAAATTATGACAATtacttcataaaaaaaatagatgCGTTAGGGAGGCCCGGGTTGTCCCCATACCAGAAGATGACTGCTGCAATGCGTATCTTAGCATACGGTCTTGCGGCAGATTCAAAAGATGAGTATATTAAAATCGGGAAGTCTACTGcgattaaaagtttaaaaagattTTGTCGGGCTATGGTAGAGGTGTTTGGTGACTGGTATCTTTGGTCTCCCAATGCTGAGGACATTGAAAGGATTCTCTATATTGGAAAACAACGTGGATTCCCGGGGATGCTGGGAAGCCTCGAT GTTGTAGCAGATTACGAGTTGTGGATATGGCATGCATACTTTGGTTTGCCAGGTTCAAACAACGACATTAATGTGTTGTCAAAATCTCATCTCTTTGTTAATTTGGCCAATGGGATAGCTCCGCCTGCTAACTATGTCATACAAAGAAAAGAATACACCATGGGATACTACCTAGCCGATGGTATATATCCAAAGTGGGCCACTCTAGTGCAAACAATTCACAATCCACAATGTCCAAAGAAGAAGTACATTGCAGCACGACAAGAAAGTCGTAGAAAAGATGTTGAGCGAGTATTTGGTGTACTACAATCAAAGTGGGCGATAATCACTGGACCTGCACGAGTTTGGAGCAAACGAGTGCTACATGATATCGTGATAACATGCATTataatgcataatatgattattgAAGATGAAAAAGATGAAAATGTGTCAGTCACAGATTATCGCGAATCACCCATCGTAGATGTTGAAATGGCACGTGATGATCATGTCCGATTTCAAGATTTTATTGCACCCCATCGTCAAATAAAAGATAAGTCGGCTCACTATGCACTTCGAGATGCTCTTATTGACCATTTGTGGGAGGA GTGGTATCTGATTCCCATTGTTACTGGTGCGAATTCATCGGCATCATCGTCAAGCACGAGGAAGTTGAAGAATAAGAGAGAATTGGCTAGGAAATTTAGTGAGAAAAAGATGGTAAACAACGAAGGATCATCTTCTCCCACGTATGGTGCCAAATTGAAGTTTTTTGGCAGAATAAATTGCGTGTAG
- the LOC142537389 gene encoding RING-H2 finger protein ATL40-like: MPTSAHSRGHRPEFQSTNLRKLFLFLLKCVIMVVIFSIFLFFLGFAAIVLLHFLFMSNTFHRRCTGFFHTAAHSTVSPASTAFDSPHLHARLVNVVYSAAAFQRTRDCAICLDSFQEGDNCSSLPVCKHLFHAHCVDRWIWKRPNCPICRTGVDLDYGLPGSSITNDDRWKRLWPIGFEQGNSHH, encoded by the coding sequence ATGCCAACGTCCGCCCACAGCCGCGGTCACCGGCCGGAATTTCAGAGTACAAATTTGAGGAAACTATTCCTCTTCCTCCTGAAATGTGTGATTATGGTGGTTATATTCTCCATCTTTCTCTTCTTCTTGGGCTTTGCAGCCATCGTCCTCTTACACTTCCTCTTCATGTCCAACACCTTCCACCGCCGCTGCACCGGATTCTTTCACACCGCCGCCCATTCCACCGTCTCCCCTGCCTCCACTGCCTTCGACTCACCTCATCTACATGCCAGACTCGTTAACGTAGTTTATAGTGCTGCAGCTTTTCAAAGAACCAGAGACTGTGCAATTTGCTTGGATTCTTTTCAAGAAGGAGACAATTGCAGCAGCCTTCCGGTTTGCAAGCACTTGTTTCATGCTCATTGTGTGGATAGGTGGATTTGGAAAAGGCCCAATTGCCCCATTTGCCGAACTGGGGTAGATTTGGATTATGGGTTACCGGGTTCAAGTATCACTAATGATGATAGGTGGAAGAGGCTTTGGCCAATTGGTTTTGAGCAAGGCAATTCTCATCATTAA